Genomic window (Azospirillum sp. TSA2s):
AGGCAGCCTGCAAGGCCGTCTCGAACAGGTAATGCAACGACAAACGCCGCCCGTTCATCACGAACAGGTAGCGCACGCCAAGGCCGGTGACCTCGTCGGTGCAGGGCCGATCCGGACGGCCATCCCGTAGCGCCTGCACCCCCCGGATCGCCTCGGCCGCCTCGTCGTGCAGGGGCACAATGCGCTCACGCAGCGTTTTGCCGGCCGGCAGCCGCAGCCGCGCTGTCCCGTCGGGGTAGCGGTCAAGGCAGTCAATGGCGAGGCGACGCACCTCCGCCCGCCGCGCGCCGGACCAGCGCGCCACGAGTAGGGCGGCGCGTTGATACACGCACGTCATGGACCGGATGGCCACCATGAGCCGCGCCAGCTCGTCGGCAGGGATGTACCGGGGGATGCGCTCCGCCGCCCGAGGATAGTCACGCCGGTCGACCAGTTGCCGGGGCGGAGCGCCCTCCCAGCCCCAGGCGGCCGTCTGCCGGCAAAACTGCGCCAGAGCGCCTGTCCGGTCGCGACGGGTGTTTGGCGCCAGAATGCGTCCCGTCGTTGGCCGGATCTCCGTCGCCATCCGGTGCATGAAGCCCTGCGCGTGGTCGCGGGTCACCGCGCCGAAGTCCTGCACCTCCGGCACGGTCTCCGCCAGATAATGCAGGAAATGCCGCATGCCGACGGACAGGTGATAGACCGTGGACGGGTTGTCGGTCAGCCGGCGCACCTCCAGCCAGCGCTCGACCAAGGCCAGCATGGCCACTTGCGGCGGCGCGGGAGCCGCGTAGCCCGGCATCGCCTTGCGCGGCTCGGCTGCAGCCTGGCCGCGGTGGTAAAGGATCATTCGCAGTCGGCCGAGGTGGGTCACCCAGGCCTTGGCGGGCGACACCCGGAACCGCTCTGTAGAACCCCAGAACTCGCCGACGTCCGGCCGAGCGCCGAATTCCCGGATGGCCGCCATCAGCGCATCCACATGGTCGTCCGAAACTGCGGCGGCCCCGCGGGCTCCGAAGCACAGGGCGATGCGCGCCATCCCCCAGGCTAAGCTGAGCTTGGCGCCGAACCGTTCCAGTCCGTGGGCAGCAGCCTCCGCCGCAAGCAATTCGATTCCCAGGTCGATTCCGAGCGACGCCGCCACTTGGACGGCCCGGAGGTCGCCGATGGCCAACAGCCAGGGCGGATCGAGCCGGATCCGATCCGTGAGCGCCAGGTAGTACAGATAGCTGCGCGCCGCGTAGCTGTTGATGCGGAC
Coding sequences:
- a CDS encoding tyrosine-type recombinase/integrase translates to MRAGPVPAAAMHACDRVASVFPPRHCDDAEYVAYIHGLPLAPKVKRQRIAIRRRFERFWPDLADWFAAPMGVRVARLPARHRGDAVRINSYAARSYLYYLALTDRIRLDPPWLLAIGDLRAVQVAASLGIDLGIELLAAEAAAHGLERFGAKLSLAWGMARIALCFGARGAAAVSDDHVDALMAAIREFGARPDVGEFWGSTERFRVSPAKAWVTHLGRLRMILYHRGQAAAEPRKAMPGYAAPAPPQVAMLALVERWLEVRRLTDNPSTVYHLSVGMRHFLHYLAETVPEVQDFGAVTRDHAQGFMHRMATEIRPTTGRILAPNTRRDRTGALAQFCRQTAAWGWEGAPPRQLVDRRDYPRAAERIPRYIPADELARLMVAIRSMTCVYQRAALLVARWSGARRAEVRRLAIDCLDRYPDGTARLRLPAGKTLRERIVPLHDEAAEAIRGVQALRDGRPDRPCTDEVTGLGVRYLFVMNGRRLSLHYLFETALQAACREAGLVDARGRGTVSAHRFRHTVGTELAEKGARLHTIMSILGHQSPAMSMVYARISDPEVLRDYRSVLGPGAVIAGPGVEALRAGRLSDEAVDWLKLNFLKTELELGHCLRLPSEGPCECDLYLTCARFVTTPAYAGRLRERRHVEMTLVEDARCRGWPREVDRHRAVVARIEGLLGELGEPIDPPPQG